In one Bradyrhizobium sp. 4 genomic region, the following are encoded:
- a CDS encoding cold-shock protein: MAMGTVKWFNNQKGFGFIQPDDGDKDVFVHISAVERAGLSTLNEGQKVSFDIVADRRSGKSSADNLRVG; the protein is encoded by the coding sequence ATGGCTATGGGCACCGTGAAGTGGTTCAACAATCAAAAGGGTTTTGGTTTCATTCAGCCGGATGACGGCGACAAGGACGTGTTCGTGCACATCAGCGCCGTCGAGCGCGCTGGCCTCTCGACCCTCAACGAAGGTCAGAAGGTCTCGTTCGACATCGTCGCCGATCGTCGCAGCGGCAAGTCCTCGGCTGACAATCTCCGCGTCGGCTAA
- a CDS encoding integrase, whose protein sequence is MLTDTGLQKLEPFERLCKRGDRDGVAVLPINRRKQICESGNHTIKVVH, encoded by the coding sequence TTGTTGACCGATACGGGACTTCAGAAGCTCGAGCCTTTCGAGAGGCTTTGCAAGCGCGGCGACCGCGACGGCGTTGCCGTCCTGCCCATCAACAGGCGCAAGCAGATCTGTGAAAGTGGCAACCACACCATCAAGGTGGTGCATTGA
- a CDS encoding RsmB/NOP family class I SAM-dependent RNA methyltransferase, which yields MTPAARLSAAIELIDTIEKDRVPAAKALKEWGTAHRFAGSGDRAAIAGLVWDVLRRYASSAYLMDSDTARSRLIGMLRLERNMDTATMAALCDGSRFAPAPLTEAEQAALASRSLEGAPAAIAGDYPEWLDPYLAKAFGDERVAEAAAMASRAPLDLRVNTLKSNRDKALGALAHLHAKPTQWSATGLRIELSADARNPGIQAEEDFIKGAIEVQDEGSQLAAALTAAKPGEQVIDLCAGAGGKTLALAAMMQGKGRLIATDSDKRQLAPIHERLSRAGVHNADVRTPKGEVDPLAEISATADLVVIDAPCTGTGTWRRNPDAKWRMRPGALEIRLRDQTEVLERAVPLLKAGGRIAYITCSVLSEENGEQVRAFTSRHPEFAVVPPEQTASVLWDKAEEFAQAALQSPEGWLMTPRRTGTDGFFVSVLKKA from the coding sequence ATGACTCCCGCTGCCCGGCTGTCCGCAGCCATCGAACTGATCGACACCATCGAGAAGGACCGCGTGCCCGCGGCCAAGGCGCTGAAGGAGTGGGGCACCGCGCACCGCTTCGCCGGCTCCGGCGACCGCGCCGCCATTGCCGGTCTCGTCTGGGACGTGCTGCGCCGCTATGCCTCGAGCGCCTACCTGATGGATTCGGATACCGCGCGGTCGCGGCTGATCGGCATGCTTCGCCTCGAGCGCAACATGGATACGGCCACGATGGCCGCGCTGTGCGACGGCAGCCGCTTTGCCCCCGCGCCGTTGACCGAGGCCGAGCAGGCCGCGCTCGCCTCGCGGTCCCTTGAAGGTGCCCCGGCCGCGATCGCCGGCGACTATCCGGAATGGCTGGATCCGTATTTGGCAAAAGCGTTCGGCGACGAGCGCGTCGCGGAGGCGGCCGCGATGGCGAGCCGGGCGCCGCTCGACCTGCGCGTCAACACGCTAAAATCCAATCGCGACAAGGCGCTGGGGGCGCTTGCTCATCTTCATGCGAAACCGACGCAGTGGTCCGCAACCGGCCTGCGGATCGAGCTTTCGGCCGATGCGCGCAACCCCGGCATCCAGGCCGAAGAGGATTTCATCAAGGGCGCCATTGAAGTGCAGGATGAGGGGTCGCAGCTTGCGGCTGCCTTGACCGCGGCAAAACCCGGCGAGCAGGTGATCGATCTCTGTGCGGGGGCCGGCGGCAAGACGCTGGCGCTCGCCGCGATGATGCAGGGCAAGGGCCGGCTGATCGCGACCGACAGCGACAAGCGGCAGCTTGCGCCTATCCACGAACGCCTGTCGCGCGCCGGCGTCCACAATGCCGATGTGCGCACTCCCAAGGGCGAGGTCGATCCGCTGGCCGAGATCAGCGCCACCGCCGACCTCGTCGTGATCGACGCGCCCTGCACCGGAACCGGAACCTGGCGCCGCAACCCCGATGCCAAATGGCGCATGCGCCCGGGCGCGCTGGAGATTCGCCTGCGGGACCAGACCGAGGTGCTCGAGCGCGCGGTGCCGCTGCTCAAGGCCGGTGGCCGCATCGCCTACATCACCTGCTCGGTGCTTTCCGAGGAGAACGGCGAGCAGGTGAGGGCGTTCACCTCCCGCCATCCCGAGTTCGCGGTGGTGCCGCCCGAGCAGACCGCGAGCGTGCTCTGGGACAAGGCGGAGGAGTTTGCGCAAGCCGCGCTGCAATCGCCGGAAGGCTGGCTGATGACGCCGCGGCGGACGGGCACGGACGGGTTCTTCGTCTCGGTGCTGAAGAAGGCATAA
- a CDS encoding nuclear transport factor 2 family protein — protein sequence MPYHHQPSNLAALGRTWVEAWNARDLERVLTLYDEDVVMTSDRIPAMGFDESGTVRGKDALRAYWGKALALLPNLHFSLIELFVSPDSVVVFYENERGKRICEYLRVNAAGKIVQGSANHPVH from the coding sequence ATGCCATACCATCATCAGCCGTCGAATCTCGCCGCACTCGGCCGCACCTGGGTCGAGGCCTGGAACGCGCGCGACCTCGAACGGGTGCTCACGCTCTATGACGAGGACGTCGTGATGACGTCGGACCGCATCCCAGCGATGGGGTTCGATGAAAGCGGGACCGTGCGCGGCAAGGATGCGTTGCGCGCCTATTGGGGCAAGGCGCTCGCGCTGTTGCCGAACCTGCATTTCTCGCTGATCGAATTGTTCGTCAGCCCTGATAGCGTGGTGGTGTTCTACGAGAACGAGCGGGGAAAGCGGATCTGCGAATATCTGCGGGTGAATGCGGCCGGAAAGATCGTGCAGGGATCGGCGAATCATCCGGTGCACTAG
- a CDS encoding MAPEG family protein codes for MSVQMVLLPVFVQVGLTFALLIAMAMGRRRALVSGETKSRDIALGEPNWPKGATQFANCYRNQFELPVLFYVLIALALPLRHADLFIVLMSWVFVVTRFVHAGIFVSSNNLGRRSTIWLAGVLVLLAMWIYFALKMLLLI; via the coding sequence ATGTCCGTTCAAATGGTTTTGCTGCCGGTCTTCGTGCAGGTCGGTCTCACCTTCGCGCTCCTGATCGCCATGGCGATGGGACGCCGGCGCGCGCTCGTCTCCGGCGAGACCAAGAGTCGTGACATTGCGCTGGGCGAGCCCAACTGGCCGAAGGGGGCCACACAATTCGCCAATTGCTACCGCAACCAGTTCGAACTGCCGGTGCTGTTCTATGTCCTGATCGCGCTGGCGCTCCCGTTGCGCCATGCCGATCTCTTCATCGTGCTGATGTCCTGGGTGTTCGTGGTGACGCGCTTCGTCCATGCCGGAATCTTCGTCTCCTCCAACAATCTCGGCCGCCGCTCCACGATCTGGCTCGCCGGCGTGCTCGTGCTGCTCGCGATGTGGATCTACTTCGCACTGAAGATGCTCTTGTTGATCTGA
- a CDS encoding acriflavin resistance protein: MNTLFSQFASLTGALTESADGQFGILMSALAGIATALAVALAMTVYFRMSYRTWRDVLRHGLAALAALALFAFAAYDMRHAALAYLGLNPSKPAVEFEIRMPRETLAAASDTQIELHTDRNQTLALVEGVRELGDGRSVLRGAVALNHRTADRVLVVNLPGKGTFEFRLRLPAEPHRSEQLGPQFGPWHLADRIASPLASPVAPQDAYMIRYRVL; the protein is encoded by the coding sequence ATGAACACCCTCTTCAGCCAGTTCGCCAGCCTGACCGGCGCGTTGACCGAGTCCGCCGATGGCCAGTTCGGCATCCTGATGTCGGCGCTGGCAGGCATCGCGACGGCGCTTGCGGTGGCGCTGGCGATGACGGTCTACTTCCGAATGAGCTATCGGACCTGGCGCGATGTCCTCAGGCACGGCCTCGCTGCGCTCGCCGCCCTCGCTCTGTTCGCCTTTGCCGCCTACGACATGCGCCATGCCGCGCTGGCCTATCTCGGCCTCAATCCGTCAAAACCCGCGGTCGAGTTCGAGATCCGCATGCCCAGGGAGACCTTGGCGGCGGCGTCCGACACCCAGATCGAGCTGCATACCGACCGAAACCAGACGCTGGCACTGGTCGAGGGCGTGCGGGAGCTCGGTGATGGCCGCTCCGTGCTGCGTGGCGCGGTGGCGCTCAACCACCGCACCGCGGACCGCGTGCTGGTCGTGAACCTGCCCGGCAAAGGCACCTTCGAATTCCGCCTCCGCCTGCCCGCCGAGCCGCATCGCTCCGAGCAGCTCGGCCCTCAGTTCGGCCCTTGGCACCTCGCCGACCGCATCGCCTCGCCACTGGCGAGCCCGGTCGCGCCGCAGGACGCCTACATGATCCGCTATCGCGTGCTTTAA
- the guaA gene encoding glutamine-hydrolyzing GMP synthase, giving the protein MPKEECGPAARAVAGKVPVAYLLAMTAAQTDRSASTPSVASAHDKILIVDFGSQVTQLIARRVREDGVYCEIVPFNKAEQAFNEMKPKAVILSGGPESVHEAGSPRAPQAIFDSGVPVMGICYGQMAMAEQLGGTVEGGHHREFGRADVEVKAPSKLFEDVWSPGGKNQVWMSHGDRITKMPPGFSVAGTSPNAPFAIIQDETRKYYGLMFHPEVVHTPDGAKLIRNFVRKIAGLSGDWTMRAFREEEIAKIRAQVGKGRVLCGLSGGVDSAVAAVLIHEAIGEQLTCVFVDHGMLRLDEAKTVVDLFRHHYNIPLVHVDASKQFLGELEGVTDPETKRKTIGRLFIEVFEAEAKKIGGADFLAQGTLYPDVIESVSFTGGPSVTIKSHHNVGGLPERMNMKLVEPLRELFKDEVRKLGRELGLPEIFVGRHPFPGPGLAIRCPGDITREKLDILRKADAVYIDQIRKHGLYDDIWQAFAVLLPVKTVGVMGDGRTYDFVVGLRAVTSTDGMTADFYQFDMKFLGETATRIINEVKGVNRVVYDVTSKPPGTIEWE; this is encoded by the coding sequence ATGCCCAAAGAAGAATGTGGGCCCGCGGCGCGCGCGGTTGCGGGAAAAGTCCCCGTCGCGTATTTGCTTGCCATGACAGCAGCACAGACCGACCGCTCCGCGTCGACGCCCTCCGTGGCCTCGGCGCATGACAAGATTCTCATCGTCGACTTCGGTAGCCAGGTGACGCAGCTCATTGCGCGTCGCGTGCGCGAGGACGGCGTCTATTGCGAGATCGTCCCGTTCAACAAGGCCGAACAAGCCTTCAACGAGATGAAGCCGAAGGCGGTGATTCTCTCCGGCGGGCCTGAGTCGGTGCATGAAGCGGGCTCGCCCCGCGCGCCGCAAGCGATCTTCGATTCCGGCGTGCCGGTGATGGGCATCTGCTACGGCCAGATGGCCATGGCGGAGCAGCTCGGCGGCACCGTCGAGGGCGGCCATCACCGCGAATTCGGCCGCGCCGATGTCGAGGTGAAGGCGCCGAGCAAGCTGTTCGAGGACGTCTGGTCGCCAGGCGGCAAGAACCAGGTCTGGATGAGCCATGGCGACCGCATTACAAAAATGCCGCCGGGCTTCTCGGTGGCCGGCACGTCGCCGAACGCGCCGTTCGCGATCATCCAGGACGAGACGCGCAAATATTACGGACTGATGTTCCACCCCGAAGTGGTGCACACGCCCGACGGCGCCAAACTGATCCGCAACTTCGTTCGCAAGATCGCAGGCCTGTCCGGCGACTGGACCATGCGCGCCTTCCGCGAGGAGGAGATCGCCAAAATTCGCGCCCAGGTCGGCAAGGGCAGGGTGCTCTGCGGCCTCTCCGGCGGAGTCGATTCCGCGGTCGCAGCCGTGCTGATCCACGAAGCGATCGGCGAGCAGCTCACCTGCGTGTTCGTCGATCACGGCATGCTGCGTCTCGATGAAGCCAAGACCGTGGTCGACCTGTTCCGCCACCACTACAACATCCCGCTCGTGCACGTGGATGCCTCGAAGCAATTTCTCGGTGAGCTCGAAGGCGTCACCGATCCCGAGACCAAGCGCAAGACCATCGGTCGCCTCTTCATCGAGGTGTTCGAGGCGGAGGCCAAGAAGATCGGCGGCGCCGACTTCCTCGCCCAAGGCACGCTCTATCCCGACGTGATCGAGAGCGTCTCGTTCACCGGCGGCCCCTCGGTGACGATCAAGTCGCACCACAATGTCGGCGGTCTTCCTGAGCGCATGAACATGAAGCTGGTCGAGCCCCTGCGCGAGCTGTTCAAGGACGAAGTGCGCAAGCTCGGCCGCGAGCTCGGCCTGCCCGAAATCTTCGTCGGCCGCCACCCATTCCCGGGCCCCGGCCTCGCCATCCGCTGCCCCGGCGACATCACCCGCGAAAAACTCGACATCCTGCGCAAGGCCGATGCCGTCTACATCGACCAGATCCGCAAGCACGGCCTCTACGACGACATCTGGCAGGCCTTTGCCGTGCTGCTCCCGGTGAAGACCGTCGGCGTCATGGGCGACGGCCGCACCTACGACTTCGTCGTGGGCCTGCGCGCCGTCACCTCCACCGACGGCATGACCGCGGACTTTTACCAGTTCGACATGAAGTTTCTCGGCGAGACCGCCACCCGCATCATCAACGAGGTGAAGGGCGTGAACCGGGTGGTGTACGACGTGACGAGCAAGCCGCCTGGGACGATTGAGTGGGAATAG
- a CDS encoding NADP-dependent oxidoreductase: MSQGKRIVLAARPVGEPKPSDFRIEEFAVPAPAAGEVLLRTIWLSLDPYMRGRMSDGPSYATPVPVGGVMEAGTVCEVAASNNPNFAKGDIVLSRAGWQTHAISDGKGLNKIDPKLAPISTAVGVLGMPGMTAYTGLLDIGKPQAGETVVVAGASGAVGSAVGQIAKIKGARAVGIAGGKDKCDYVVKELGFDACIDHRDPDLAAKLKDACPKGIDVYFENVGGAVFEAVFPLLNAFARVPVCGLIAHYNDTEAKPPKWAASMMRATLTKRLTFRGFIVSDFASRHGDFLRDMSGWVREGKVKYKEFVTEGLESAPEAFMGLLKGANFGKQLVRVGPDTA; the protein is encoded by the coding sequence ATGTCCCAAGGCAAACGCATCGTTCTCGCCGCGCGTCCCGTCGGCGAGCCAAAGCCGTCCGATTTCCGCATCGAGGAATTCGCGGTTCCTGCGCCTGCCGCAGGCGAAGTCCTGCTGCGCACGATCTGGCTCTCGCTCGATCCCTACATGCGCGGGCGCATGAGCGACGGTCCGTCCTACGCGACGCCGGTGCCCGTCGGTGGTGTGATGGAAGCCGGTACGGTCTGTGAGGTCGCAGCCTCCAACAATCCGAACTTCGCCAAGGGCGACATCGTGCTCTCGCGCGCGGGCTGGCAGACGCACGCGATCTCCGACGGCAAGGGGCTGAACAAGATCGACCCGAAGCTCGCGCCGATCTCGACGGCCGTCGGCGTGCTCGGCATGCCCGGCATGACGGCCTATACGGGCCTGCTCGATATCGGCAAGCCGCAAGCAGGCGAGACCGTCGTCGTCGCCGGTGCCTCCGGTGCGGTCGGTTCGGCCGTGGGACAGATCGCGAAGATCAAGGGCGCACGCGCGGTTGGAATCGCCGGCGGCAAGGACAAATGCGATTACGTCGTGAAGGAGCTCGGTTTCGATGCCTGCATCGATCACCGCGATCCCGATCTGGCGGCGAAGCTGAAGGACGCCTGCCCGAAGGGCATCGACGTCTATTTCGAGAATGTCGGCGGCGCCGTGTTCGAGGCGGTGTTCCCGCTGCTCAATGCGTTTGCGCGCGTGCCGGTCTGCGGCCTCATCGCCCATTACAACGACACTGAAGCGAAGCCGCCGAAATGGGCCGCCAGCATGATGCGCGCGACGCTGACCAAGCGGCTGACCTTCCGCGGCTTCATCGTCTCCGACTTCGCCTCCCGCCATGGCGACTTCCTGCGCGACATGTCCGGCTGGGTCCGCGAAGGCAAGGTCAAGTACAAGGAGTTCGTCACCGAGGGCCTGGAGAGCGCGCCCGAAGCCTTCATGGGGCTTCTGAAGGGGGCCAATTTCGGCAAGCAGCTGGTGCGGGTTGGGCCGGACACGGCTTGA
- a CDS encoding DHCW motif cupin fold protein codes for MKLPTSPFTVTDWSKVEPTIHPGETGQAQWRTLDIGDLRVRMVEYTPGYLADHWCDRGHVLYVLQGELDSELRDGRKFKLTAGMSYQVSDFGDAAHRSSTATGATLFIVD; via the coding sequence ATGAAGCTCCCCACCTCCCCCTTCACCGTCACCGACTGGAGCAAGGTCGAGCCGACCATCCATCCCGGCGAGACCGGGCAGGCGCAGTGGCGCACGCTCGACATCGGCGATCTCCGGGTGCGGATGGTCGAGTATACGCCGGGCTATCTCGCCGACCATTGGTGCGACCGCGGCCACGTGCTGTACGTGCTGCAGGGCGAGCTCGACAGCGAGCTGCGCGACGGCCGCAAGTTCAAGCTCACGGCGGGGATGAGCTACCAGGTCTCGGATTTCGGCGACGCAGCGCACCGGTCCTCGACCGCGACGGGGGCGACGCTGTTTATCGTCGATTGA